The genomic region ATGTTGGGGTccattctggataagtaggagtttaaatTGTTACAAGAGCGAAATCAAGCGCAGCTATAGAATAGTAATTTAATacgaataaaataaagtttgtcaTTCAAGTAAATTTATCCCGCAGTTTTTAACTAATCTATTGTTTAAACAGTGTAATATAGCGAAAGGTCAGTGGTACCAGACGTCTCAAAACAGAACGAAGGGTGATTTTAAAGTTGTAAGcagccgcgcttcaaaaaacaaaacctcaGCAGTACAACTCCGGCTTTGCTATCCCCACGATACACAAGACAGGGCCTATATGCTACCTACATGACGATGCCCATGTGCTATctgtgaaggagcataataaactgctcagcaagcagttcctgctagggtgttacagcaggtctcacccatgcagacacctgcttgagcctgagccacctcccaggcatgtcAGGAGGTACTTCCTCagttacgcggacgagatccaggacaaaacagaacgacaattactggatcggacagtgtacagacagacaatcAACGACCTTCGTCGGGAGACTCTTGCCACCTTTTTAAgttcccgacccccgaatgccgtcattGGAGTCTAACCACCACCCACTGCAGACGATGAACTCCAGCTCTtacgagagtcccgcgtaaccttgacacaactacgttctggatactgtagcaggttgaactcctacttatccagaatcgacccggacatactaaacatatgttatatattttcttggtctaccgttagatgagctggacgaagacgaccggtgctTACACTACACTGTGTGAATATAAATccggtcgttccggtaacgtagaaaaTGCAGGCTGTCAGAGAACGCTAAGAAATATTTGTCTAAGTTCCagctctttaaaaaaaaaatacggcaaCTACTGTACCTCATGTCAAATTTTAGGTTGTTTGCTATACTCGCATTTTCGCACAGATTGTCATCAGTTGTCATATTTTACAATCTTTCAATCtgcattatatatttttttgcttctgtAAAGtcgcaaaaaactaaaaatataataaaatgtctGCCCCGCTGGAAAATCTAGAAACACAACTAGAGATGTTCATAGAAAATGTGCGCCAGATTCGGATTATAGTGAGCGATTTCCAACCTCAGGTTTGTTGCCAACACATTAAATGTGAGCTAAATAATATCAACTATTTATTCCTATACAGGGTCAAAATGTGCTGAATCAAAAGATGTAAGTATTATTGATTGAGATTTTCGAGTTTTCTCTACAGTAGTGTTTTTATTCTCATAGTCAAGGTTTGGTGACGGGTCTGCAGGAGATcgataaacttaaaaaccaaGTGCAGGATGTTTTTGTGCCGTTTGAAGTGTTCGATTACATTGACCAAGACAAAAACCCACAATTATATACAAAAGATTGTGTAGAGAAGGCATTGGctaaaaatgaagaagtcaaaggCAAAATAGATGCTTACCGTAAATTTAAGGCAAACATGTTGCTGGAATTATTCAAAACATTTCCCAATGAAATGAATATGTATCGCGCTTATCGTCCGGATTCAATTTAGTTGCACACCTCAAAGCTGTTCTTAGTGCCGTTTTATAATGGCAACTTCATTAGCGTATAAGTGAAGCAAGTAATGTATACACTCAGTTAtaggtttttaataaataacaaataattacACACAGAAGCAGGTTACATATAAAATCATGTATATTTGTTTATACAAAGTTCTTACTGGGACGGTGCAATCAGAAgcgatttaaactttttatgaaGCTCCCTGAGAACAAACTTAGATTTGAAACAGGTGCTCTTATGATCGTTGCAGACCGTGAACTCATCTGCATAACGACTGGTCAATTTTGCGACCGGTCCTAAGAAACTATATCCCACTTGCTTCTCGATTGCGATGCCAATTCGAAAAGAAGAGGTAAGGATCGGTAAGAACTGTGAAAAATAGAGGACATAATAGATTTTATGATTGAAGTGATAACTTCTACCCACATATACTATATATCTATTTTATACCACTCGGCCGCCATAGCTTGACgagtgactactattcggaagtgcgGAGGTCCAACTCTCCGTGTATGAAACAGTGAAGCCATACAAAGTTCCTTctaataaaactgtaggttcctccatttgtggaattacatcaagatgcacgccacaaataggaggaggagctcgaccttCGTAGATTAGTATTTACTGAATACCATTGAAACGTCAACTCttagttttgtaaaatttttctaccTCGACGTTGGCCAAGGAGCAAAATTAAAACGCCTAATAAAATAGGCTTTAAAAGGGGGGAAAAATAAACACTCTACAAAATGTAAAGAGTCAAATAATaactaaactataaataaaaagaaatttttgaagtaCTTTTATGTGACTTCCACATGTGTAAAGCTCCACTTTGCTGGAAGTAATATAGCAAAAACCAGGAATTGCTCAGGGTTTGTCAAAATGCGCTAAGGAAGAGGAAGTCGAGTTTTGACAAAATGTCGCGAAAGAGTTTAACTGATGGCATACATTCAACGGTTGGTAATAAAGTTCACGAGTCATCTAAGTCGCTTTTTTAAACGCCAATAGTTCTTTCTACAATATTTCGAGAATTTGTAGCATGTACAGTTAGTagcataaataagtatacaggagcctgatttatggaattgtttgacgctaatGCTTTtcttaatatgtaatcaaaatattttacacatggtaattgtgtactgggataagctttcatatgctccttaatttagctgtagattttaggtaccgttatccacgctttgctttgtctttgatgccagcgaaatttatgtctcaaaagttagtatacagcaaacgattgttcagttagcataacattttatgtattgattaaaaaagttaaagctataaaaggaaataattaaagtcaGTATAAATATTTACGGAAGtacattttgtattaatttttccgacatttttagtaatggcaccaggaggaaaagagctttctgatgatttaaaataaaatgattataaaatatcgcaaggaacataaatcattgcgagaaatcggaCGCTTGATAaataggagttttgctacagttcaaaagattATAAAAGTGCGAGAACCCacactaataaagagcgttgtgggcgtccgccgctcttaagtcccagagaaaaaagcttagtcgtacggaaaatcaggacaaaccccaaaataagtgcccccaaattgaaatctgaagttgaaaatgagactggaaaacaatttagcacccaaactattcgacgggttttgcatagtgctggCTATCATTGgcgcaatgttaggaaaaagcccttcctgagtagtgtcaatcggagtaaacggatttcattcgcaaaagatcatgaaaaatatgatcaAACATTTTGGAACCaattcatattttctgatgaatgtaagttcagtatctgtggatctgatggccgtgaaaaagtttggagaaaagttaatgCGGAATTGTTGAAATTGAAGTTATGTTGGAATTtggtatttattgaaaatattatggaccgatatggttacataaatattttgaaaaataacttaaaagaaagcgctacgaaattgggccttggaggaacgtttatcttcGAGCAGGATATTGACCCAAGCACACATTGTACGAGAACGGCTGTTATGCcatgtgcgaaaacagctgaaaacaccgccacagttCCCGGATACCCCAATCGAAAATTTatgggaacatttaaagcggcaaatacgtaaacatccgattagaaataaggaacaactgaaaaacgtccttcaagaggaatggaataaaataccaccagctgtaactgaaaacttggtgaaatcaatgccatcacggcttaaagcgattgtaaagtctaatgattatcctaccaaatactaggatttgattttaattatgtttttgatttcacaaattaagaatatgatgaactgtatacttacttttgagatatgaatttttacaaagcttaatataaaaagctataattctGTTCCTTTTTGAAATcttgtcattatttggattaaatatgatttttgtatttcattcatgtaaataaaacccaattttgttattacttaggttgtttgaaggaatcgattgggggaaaattgaaaacgtgtccgGTGTACACTTACTTCTATTACTAACTGTAAGTTCTCATAGTACATTTCAAGGCTGCCCATTGGAGGCACTTTCCTTTCTTCTCCATTAACATAATCGCACATGTCAACGAGTACATTTTAATTAGGAAATTCAGCTGATttgataaaaaacttaaaaactcttTGCTAAACTTTTTTGTTCACAGTGAAACAGTTGtagaaatatcaaaaagtggcatttgaatttctttttttgagtTTACATGGAACGATTTCTTCGTAGTCTAAGGTTTCCTACGATGGATCCTATGAAAGGGCTGCATGTGACCACaagtgttcatatgtatgtacatatatgtatagggttttccatTAAGTGgtgattattttgatattcaaagaaaaatgctattttttaatataaatgatcggatgtttatgtcattataaagaggaaggtacgccgttaatagtggaaattaatatcaggcaaatggccaccacgaccacgcttacaggacaatatccttttcatgaaattttccataaccgaattgcaaagtggctgccctatgtcctcgatagcctcacgaattccatctttgaggtcttgaatcgactctgCGCTGTTGGCGTAgcccttctctttcacgtggctccaaagaaaaaagtcggaagatgttaaatcacaagatctcggtggccaattgtgatcacctcttcgagagataacacggtccggaaaattTTCCcgaaaagatcaatggtttcgttgcttgtgtggcacgtagcgccagcCTCCTAAAGCCCTTCAACGCTTGTTGGTTTTATTGTAGATACACCCTTCTTTATGTCCGTCCACAGATTTTCGATAGGGTTCAAATCTGGGTACTGTGCAGGCCACTCCATTACATTGATAGAGTTATCGTAGAAccattttttgccattttgctGGTGTGTTtggggtcattgtcttgttggaaGACCCACACCAGCGGTATTTCGTAGGAAGCATACGGcaggatttttaaataaaccgaTGAATCCATAACGGTTTTGATCCAATATACAGGACCCACGCCTTGAAAAGAGAAGCAACCACATACCATAATACTATGACCTCCAGTTTGATAGCTTTTGCTATGAATTGTGGCTTGTATTCGCTGTTAGGTGGCCTACGGACAAAACATCTGGAACCCTTTACACCAAAAAGAACAATTTTGGATTGGTCAGTCCATAACacatttctcctcttttcctttggcTAATTTAGATGTGCTTTAGCGAAAGATATCCGTTTAGCAACATGCTTAGAGGAAAGCAGCGGCACTTTTCGAGGACTACAGGCATTGAGGCTGTTGTCTCGAAGTCTGCGGCGAATAGTTTCCACGATTGCCGACACATCCAATGTTTTTTTGAGCTCTGTAGCTGTCATAAAGGGATTTGCTTTAGTCGACCGTACTAACCGTTTTACTATTAAGGGTGACAAAACTCGGTTCCTACCACGGGACTCAACTTTTTCTCATATCTTAGGgcattattatcattttattgGAACAGCCCAGCAATTCCCCTATTTGGGAATACGATTTACACtctgacacaaatttttttattagtccaCGTTTTTCTGGCGAACAATGCTTTCCGCGACCCATaactatacaatttttataatattattacacGATTTTGcagaaagtatttaaaaaaaaattattaccttccgttttacctttttttcacaaaattttgcaaaacaaaattaaaaaagcctaCTGGTGCTATTTTATTAACTGCACAAAATGATAAGTGTTGACAAAAGATCTTTTATAACTGATTAACAGTTACGAAATTTGACAACAAATGCACACACTCTGAGAtagcataaaaaatgtaactgTTTTTTACActccaaaaaattatatacaattaGGTGAAATTTTTACATCTTTCGAATCAGAATATTGCAACTGGGG from Anastrepha obliqua isolate idAnaObli1 chromosome 2, idAnaObli1_1.0, whole genome shotgun sequence harbors:
- the LOC129237675 gene encoding mediator of RNA polymerase II transcription subunit 10, whose amino-acid sequence is MSAPLENLETQLEMFIENVRQIRIIVSDFQPQGQNVLNQKIQGLVTGLQEIDKLKNQVQDVFVPFEVFDYIDQDKNPQLYTKDCVEKALAKNEEVKGKIDAYRKFKANMLLELFKTFPNEMNMYRAYRPDSI